In Moorella sp. Hama-1, a single genomic region encodes these proteins:
- a CDS encoding JAB domain-containing protein: protein MVKENALLYETQGLSGPLEAVPLLRKLLGGRDRECMTAIHLNCKNRINSVEIVSIGTLNSSPAHPREVFKGAVLANAAAIILGHNHPSGDPTPSKEDIEVTRRLVEAGHILGIQVLDHIIIADDGWVSLKERLLMPIMPT from the coding sequence ATGGTAAAAGAAAACGCCCTGCTCTATGAGACGCAAGGGCTCTCAGGGCCATTAGAGGCAGTCCCTTTGCTCAGAAAGCTTTTGGGCGGAAGGGACAGGGAGTGCATGACAGCCATCCACCTGAATTGCAAGAACAGGATCAACAGCGTCGAGATCGTCAGTATCGGCACCCTGAATTCATCACCGGCTCATCCCCGGGAAGTGTTCAAGGGGGCTGTCCTGGCCAACGCGGCAGCGATAATCCTGGGGCACAATCACCCCAGCGGTGACCCCACCCCCAGCAAAGAAGATATCGAGGTTACCCGGCGGCTGGTGGAAGCCGGCCATATACTGGGGATACAAGTCCTGGACCACATCATTATAGCGGATGACGGTTGGGTGTCATTAAAAGAAAGGCTACTGATGCCAATAATGCCAACGTAA
- a CDS encoding DUF3854 domain-containing protein — protein MQALRDTSEPFRRVSRREPCPICGRTDWCGINSRLAVCMRVESDYPVSNGGWLHKLAPGMVKEEDIAPAETNPAAPVAIKDRAYRAFLNSLHLLPEHKKDLLRRGLSEEKITGNGYKSVPALMERWRICRELKEQGYALSGIPGFYQARGRYGGFYWTFKALPGYFIPVRDSEGRIQALQIRLDKPDSYGKYRFFSTPNQTGGSSSGAPCHVARPEELKDRRVWVTEGPLKADIASRYLGSVFIGVPGASNWRPAVEAIQELGAREVVIAYDRDKILKDAVKRAERELKANLRRKGIRVFIASWNQEKGIDDALVSGCEITVKEERGA, from the coding sequence ATGCAGGCGTTAAGGGATACCAGCGAGCCTTTCCGGCGGGTTTCCCGCCGGGAGCCCTGCCCCATCTGCGGCAGAACCGACTGGTGCGGGATTAACTCCCGTCTGGCGGTATGTATGCGGGTCGAGAGCGATTACCCGGTAAGTAACGGCGGCTGGCTGCATAAGCTGGCCCCCGGCATGGTAAAAGAAGAGGACATCGCGCCGGCGGAAACCAATCCCGCGGCGCCTGTAGCGATAAAGGATCGCGCCTACCGGGCCTTTTTAAACTCCCTGCACCTACTGCCGGAGCATAAAAAAGACCTGTTGCGGCGCGGTTTATCCGAGGAAAAGATCACAGGAAACGGGTATAAGAGCGTACCGGCGCTCATGGAGCGCTGGCGAATTTGCAGGGAGTTAAAGGAACAGGGATACGCCCTATCCGGCATTCCGGGCTTCTACCAGGCCCGGGGCCGTTACGGCGGCTTTTACTGGACCTTTAAGGCGCTGCCGGGATATTTCATCCCGGTACGCGATAGCGAGGGCCGCATCCAGGCATTGCAAATAAGGCTAGATAAGCCGGACAGTTATGGCAAGTACCGTTTTTTCAGCACCCCCAATCAAACCGGCGGCTCCTCCTCCGGCGCCCCGTGCCATGTGGCCCGGCCGGAAGAACTGAAAGACCGCCGGGTATGGGTGACTGAAGGGCCGCTCAAAGCCGACATCGCTTCCCGTTATCTGGGTTCCGTCTTTATCGGCGTACCGGGCGCCAGTAACTGGCGCCCGGCGGTAGAGGCAATCCAGGAACTGGGAGCAAGAGAAGTGGTAATAGCCTATGACCGTGATAAGATCCTTAAAGATGCTGTGAAACGTGCGGAAAGGGAATTAAAGGCGAATTTGAGAAGAAAAGGCATAAGAGTATTTATAGCCTCCTGGAATCAGGAAAAGGGAATCGACGACGCCCTGGTTTCGGGATGCGAAATAACGGTAAAAGAAGAGAGGGGAGCATAA
- a CDS encoding DUF6075 family protein — protein MEKQIYFVDDEHESNFKELCASVKSMKGDKEYRAAGYILALPELYPKARRYFSDAGFRWIDLLKKADLSSGYRIMVNLAVDLFGGATDRPMFNAGEAIAVLDTKLYQAALAAIQVRRPVRTP, from the coding sequence ATGGAGAAACAGATCTACTTTGTTGATGACGAACATGAAAGCAACTTTAAAGAGCTATGCGCCAGTGTGAAGAGCATGAAAGGTGACAAAGAATACAGGGCTGCGGGTTATATCCTGGCCCTGCCGGAATTGTACCCGAAGGCCAGGCGGTACTTCAGCGACGCCGGCTTCAGGTGGATCGACCTCTTAAAGAAAGCAGACCTCAGTTCAGGTTACCGCATAATGGTAAACCTGGCGGTGGACCTGTTCGGGGGAGCGACGGACCGGCCGATGTTTAACGCCGGCGAAGCCATTGCGGTACTGGACACCAAGCTGTACCAGGCCGCCCTGGCGGCAATCCAGGTGAGGAGGCCGGTGAGAACACCTTAA
- a CDS encoding phage integrase N-terminal domain-containing protein encodes MLRIQWKPTGNEAYDRLLGQFVERVARYARGGSIQTRVRKYERYRAFLRFLAARFAPQDIRNIQPRHVAAYIAHRRQAGVQEKTILAELSIIRWWHNQIPWRKYEMPDNKTLFELEEKLDDKTFSEEVRYQYKITHSRRRRLISQSRDPVREGLPAGR; translated from the coding sequence ATGTTGCGCATCCAGTGGAAGCCGACCGGCAATGAAGCTTACGACAGGCTCCTCGGGCAATTTGTGGAACGGGTGGCCAGGTATGCGCGGGGCGGTTCTATCCAGACGAGAGTGAGGAAGTATGAACGCTACCGCGCCTTTTTACGCTTTTTAGCGGCGAGGTTCGCACCCCAGGACATCCGCAATATCCAGCCGCGTCATGTAGCGGCCTATATCGCCCACCGCCGCCAGGCGGGGGTGCAGGAAAAGACGATCCTGGCCGAACTGTCAATCATCAGGTGGTGGCACAACCAGATCCCCTGGCGCAAATACGAAATGCCGGATAATAAGACCCTGTTTGAACTGGAGGAGAAACTGGATGACAAAACGTTCAGCGAAGAAGTCAGGTACCAGTATAAAATCACCCACTCCCGGAGGCGACGGCTTATTTCACAATCTAGAGATCCAGTTCGAGAAGGTCTACCGGCAGGCCGTTAA
- a CDS encoding tyrosine-type recombinase/integrase — MTKRSAKKSGTSIKSPTPGGDGLFHNLEIQFEKVYRQAVKDTQGKVSLKTHFRYRDSMKKFLSFCATRFRLQNLRNISDKHLEAYIDYRRGNETSEKTIKGDLAAVRFFHRYIDSARNQLSGNEKFGLASTPDGRADRAWSDGEYEGMVALAERLGRPEVALALRLARHAGLRVHEITRLSRKDAEQALADGLLHVKGKGGKERDIPLAAEAVAALKEACEMAAGENDKLLVPPGEKTHLVIKRIQNFIRRHRDKVMESGKGVNITFHGLRHAYAREQFRVKVGELKKIRRALAEVSSRLGHNRPEVTRIYLGSEWKKRG; from the coding sequence ATGACAAAACGTTCAGCGAAGAAGTCAGGTACCAGTATAAAATCACCCACTCCCGGAGGCGACGGCTTATTTCACAATCTAGAGATCCAGTTCGAGAAGGTCTACCGGCAGGCCGTTAAAGATACCCAGGGCAAGGTCAGCCTGAAGACCCATTTCCGCTACCGGGACAGCATGAAAAAATTCCTCTCATTTTGCGCCACCAGGTTCCGGCTGCAAAACCTGCGGAATATCAGCGACAAGCACCTGGAGGCTTACATCGACTACCGCCGCGGCAATGAAACCAGCGAGAAAACGATCAAAGGCGACCTGGCGGCAGTTAGGTTTTTCCATCGCTATATTGATAGCGCCAGGAACCAGCTTTCCGGCAACGAAAAATTCGGCCTGGCTTCGACACCGGACGGCCGGGCGGACCGGGCCTGGAGCGACGGCGAATATGAGGGGATGGTAGCACTGGCGGAAAGGTTGGGCCGGCCGGAGGTGGCCCTGGCCCTGCGCCTGGCCAGGCACGCCGGGCTGCGGGTGCATGAAATCACCCGCCTTTCCCGGAAGGACGCCGAGCAAGCCCTGGCTGACGGCCTGCTGCATGTGAAAGGCAAAGGCGGGAAAGAACGCGATATCCCCCTGGCGGCGGAAGCGGTTGCGGCCTTAAAGGAAGCCTGTGAAATGGCGGCGGGTGAAAATGACAAACTCCTCGTCCCCCCGGGGGAAAAGACCCATTTAGTAATTAAGCGGATCCAAAATTTTATCCGCCGGCACCGGGATAAGGTAATGGAATCAGGGAAGGGGGTCAACATTACTTTTCACGGCCTGCGGCACGCTTACGCCCGGGAGCAGTTCCGGGTAAAGGTAGGGGAGTTGAAGAAGATAAGGCGCGCCCTGGCGGAGGTTTCGTCAAGGCTGGGCCACAACCGGCCGGAGGTGACCAGGATTTATTTGGGATCGGAGTGGAAGAAGAGAGGTTAA
- a CDS encoding CopG family antitoxin, with product MKKKIPVFKSEEEEARFWDKEDTTEYLGEFEPVECQVTPELEQEIIQKKELKKPITLRLEPSQIEAVKRIAVRKGLPYQSLIRMWIVEGIQRSKARS from the coding sequence ATGAAAAAAAAGATACCTGTGTTTAAGTCTGAAGAAGAAGAAGCACGTTTCTGGGATAAAGAAGATACAACTGAATACCTGGGGGAATTTGAACCTGTAGAATGTCAGGTAACTCCCGAACTTGAGCAGGAGATTATACAAAAAAAGGAATTAAAAAAGCCAATAACATTACGGTTGGAGCCAAGCCAAATCGAAGCTGTTAAAAGAATTGCGGTAAGGAAAGGTTTGCCATACCAATCCTTAATTCGGATGTGGATTGTCGAAGGTATACAGAGAAGCAAGGCGCGAAGCTAG
- a CDS encoding DUF2442 domain-containing protein, producing the protein MLREIKSAYPVKDYHLILEFDTGEYKVVDLRQFLKGPVFEPLKDPSYFKQVKVDHEAGTVTWPNGVDFDPDVLYIRSFPLRLPGEDIAEG; encoded by the coding sequence ATGTTGCGGGAAATTAAAAGCGCTTATCCAGTTAAAGACTACCACCTTATCCTGGAGTTTGACACCGGCGAATACAAAGTTGTTGACCTGCGACAATTTCTGAAAGGGCCAGTGTTTGAACCTCTTAAAGATCCGAGTTATTTTAAGCAGGTAAAGGTAGACCATGAGGCAGGGACGGTTACCTGGCCCAATGGCGTAGATTTTGACCCGGACGTGTTATATATTCGGAGCTTCCCTTTAAGGTTGCCGGGGGAAGACATAGCCGAGGGGTAA
- a CDS encoding VirD4-like conjugal transfer protein, CD1115 family, giving the protein MLNKIAESFTEKVGNKGIGLFLLAAGAITSLAVLYVIDVWLLSPVAAIFVTAYKWLAGGLHGHPNYTSALWYFQHPVATARAWLGGHLSQPEVRSWWIGLNVFISVIWTLRRIAWHFDWAIINATGFGIKIKKDDATYGSARWAVKSDLARVCDFGFGPGIILGALGAAPVRIPPKPKTWMNRHVLVVGAPGSGKSRGYVRPNIFAAVRSGESVLVTDPKGELYRSMSGWLNSKGYIVKGFNLVQMEQSDHWNPLAEIRTPLDADVFAQVVISTTETGPKKGGDAFWDRAEQNLLKALALYVTTELPADKRHFGSLYDILAAGDFQSVDDLFTKLPPGHPAKGPYNVYAQAGDNVKGGVVIGLGTRLQVFQQEMVRRITSDTHIDLTLPGKEKCAYFIITPDTHGAFDFLASLLFTFLFVRLVELADTSPGGRLPVQARFLLDEFANIVSIPEFEKKIATVRSRGIDCHVIVQSLPQLERKYGRTWEELMACCDTKLIIGVKDDTTARYVSRMLGESTVETRSASREVNPLWGQDLFDNRRSIGVTGRPLMTPDEVLKMRSKFCVAFLPDGTPPARLRVLDYEQFPEAKELRRILVVVKKEEEKESGTSIDEFNEGGVEGYHDPKDQKLIEDGAEKVTEENILEVGDEVIEIENSTSSGKTVVPW; this is encoded by the coding sequence ATGTTAAACAAGATAGCTGAAAGTTTCACGGAGAAAGTGGGTAACAAGGGCATAGGGTTGTTTTTGCTGGCAGCAGGTGCTATAACGAGCCTAGCGGTATTATACGTTATCGACGTGTGGCTCTTAAGCCCCGTTGCGGCTATTTTCGTTACCGCCTACAAATGGCTGGCCGGGGGCCTGCACGGGCACCCCAATTATACTTCAGCCTTGTGGTACTTCCAGCACCCGGTGGCAACCGCCAGGGCCTGGCTGGGCGGCCACCTCTCCCAGCCGGAAGTACGTTCCTGGTGGATCGGCCTCAATGTTTTCATCTCGGTAATATGGACCCTGCGCCGGATAGCCTGGCATTTTGACTGGGCGATAATCAACGCCACCGGGTTCGGGATAAAGATCAAAAAGGACGACGCCACTTACGGCAGCGCCAGGTGGGCCGTGAAAAGCGACCTGGCGCGGGTTTGCGATTTCGGCTTCGGCCCGGGAATAATACTGGGCGCTTTAGGAGCAGCACCGGTGCGTATCCCCCCTAAACCCAAGACCTGGATGAACCGCCATGTGCTCGTGGTCGGCGCCCCCGGTTCCGGCAAAAGCCGTGGTTACGTCCGGCCCAATATCTTCGCGGCGGTCCGTTCAGGGGAGAGCGTCCTGGTGACGGATCCCAAAGGCGAGCTTTACCGCAGCATGTCCGGGTGGCTAAACTCAAAAGGGTACATCGTTAAGGGCTTCAACCTGGTCCAAATGGAACAATCGGATCACTGGAACCCCCTGGCGGAGATCCGGACCCCCTTGGATGCCGACGTTTTTGCCCAAGTGGTTATCAGCACTACAGAAACCGGGCCGAAGAAAGGTGGCGACGCTTTCTGGGATCGGGCTGAACAGAACTTGCTGAAGGCTCTGGCTCTCTATGTCACTACCGAGCTACCTGCGGATAAGCGACACTTTGGTTCCCTGTATGATATACTGGCGGCAGGAGACTTCCAAAGCGTGGATGACTTGTTCACCAAGCTGCCCCCCGGCCATCCGGCCAAAGGCCCGTATAACGTATATGCCCAGGCCGGCGATAACGTCAAGGGCGGGGTGGTAATTGGTTTGGGCACAAGGCTACAGGTGTTCCAACAGGAGATGGTGAGACGGATTACCTCTGACACCCATATAGACCTGACGTTACCCGGCAAAGAAAAATGCGCCTACTTCATCATTACGCCGGACACCCATGGCGCTTTTGACTTTTTGGCATCGCTTTTGTTTACCTTTTTGTTCGTCCGTTTGGTGGAGCTTGCCGATACATCCCCTGGCGGCCGGTTACCGGTGCAGGCCAGGTTCCTCCTGGACGAGTTCGCCAATATCGTTAGCATCCCGGAGTTTGAGAAGAAGATCGCCACTGTCCGTAGCCGCGGCATCGACTGCCATGTTATCGTCCAGAGCCTGCCCCAACTGGAAAGGAAATACGGGCGGACCTGGGAGGAATTAATGGCGTGCTGCGATACCAAGTTAATTATAGGGGTCAAGGACGATACCACCGCCCGTTACGTAAGCCGCATGCTGGGGGAAAGTACCGTTGAAACCAGGAGCGCTTCCAGGGAGGTTAACCCCTTGTGGGGGCAGGACTTGTTTGATAATCGTCGCAGCATTGGTGTTACCGGCCGGCCGCTGATGACTCCCGACGAGGTTCTGAAGATGCGTTCCAAGTTTTGCGTAGCATTTCTCCCCGACGGCACACCGCCGGCCAGGTTGAGGGTACTGGATTATGAGCAGTTCCCGGAAGCGAAGGAGTTGAGGAGAATTTTGGTTGTGGTAAAAAAAGAAGAAGAAAAGGAGTCAGGTACCAGTATAGATGAGTTTAACGAAGGCGGGGTTGAGGGTTACCATGATCCCAAGGATCAGAAACTTATAGAAGATGGGGCAGAAAAGGTGACGGAAGAAAATATACTCGAAGTAGGGGATGAGGTTATAGAGATTGAAAATAGCACGAGTAGCGGGAAAACCGTTGTCCCGTGGTAA
- a CDS encoding DUF6575 domain-containing protein, with translation MENKTIISTPLGSLIVLDVYYYYDIPRLFSCESLSGQKYISVWVDEEDNFDRWFLIPVSNKRLEMVHIGMLSLYEAIKSPEDGWIWELKTYFDNTNPTIKMLKADEINPEDLPDKNVRFSKSGGQLQKLDKEPIVTAQRTKRDVIDVSINTKGTHIQEIDADDLGRILLRVQSLVRSLAYRDSKTKGRIPRRIIEENTLKVVETFAASFGVRLQSSETAGLYDETKTTSTLELLMKLLEVADKKDEMHNLLQLIGPRAISRYRLFLNVLKDMDAEVKATWSSPSKKLISVYLSKNKILTAIDLLGEEGKELVETFILDGELVGINVDKNRFEFISFDGLRYSGTISEDLQGKIFKVQKGARVRVTLEETLQINPATGEESFAYQLLEIIEDTFRPKDKNKSYTDLKLF, from the coding sequence GTGGAAAATAAAACTATAATCTCAACTCCATTAGGCTCTTTAATAGTATTGGACGTCTATTATTATTATGATATTCCAAGGCTTTTTTCCTGCGAGAGCCTTTCAGGACAAAAATATATATCGGTATGGGTTGATGAGGAAGATAATTTTGATCGTTGGTTCCTTATCCCTGTAAGCAATAAACGTTTGGAAATGGTTCATATAGGCATGTTATCTCTTTATGAAGCAATCAAGTCGCCGGAAGACGGTTGGATATGGGAACTAAAGACTTATTTTGATAATACAAACCCCACCATTAAAATGTTAAAAGCTGATGAAATTAACCCCGAAGACCTACCTGATAAAAATGTTAGGTTTAGTAAAAGCGGAGGCCAACTTCAGAAATTAGATAAAGAACCTATAGTAACTGCCCAGCGTACAAAGCGTGATGTAATAGATGTTTCCATAAATACAAAGGGCACCCATATCCAAGAAATTGATGCTGATGATTTAGGAAGAATTTTACTTAGAGTGCAATCATTGGTTAGATCTTTAGCTTATAGGGATAGTAAAACAAAAGGGCGTATACCTAGACGTATAATTGAAGAAAATACCCTAAAGGTTGTCGAGACTTTTGCTGCCTCTTTTGGCGTTCGTTTGCAATCAAGTGAAACTGCGGGGCTATATGATGAAACGAAAACAACATCGACTTTAGAGTTATTAATGAAGCTATTAGAGGTAGCTGATAAAAAAGATGAGATGCATAATTTATTGCAGCTCATTGGCCCGCGAGCAATTTCGCGCTATAGGCTTTTCTTAAACGTGTTAAAAGATATGGATGCAGAAGTAAAGGCTACATGGAGTTCTCCTTCAAAAAAACTTATATCAGTATATCTATCAAAGAACAAAATCCTCACTGCTATAGATTTACTTGGGGAAGAAGGGAAAGAGTTGGTTGAAACATTTATATTAGATGGGGAATTAGTAGGAATAAACGTCGATAAAAATAGGTTTGAATTTATTTCATTTGATGGCTTGCGCTATTCAGGTACAATTTCCGAAGACCTTCAGGGAAAAATTTTTAAAGTACAGAAAGGGGCTAGGGTCCGCGTTACTTTAGAGGAAACACTGCAAATTAACCCTGCTACTGGGGAGGAAAGTTTTGCTTATCAACTTCTCGAAATTATAGAAGATACTTTTCGGCCCAAAGACAAGAATAAATCATATACAGATCTTAAATTGTTTTAG
- a CDS encoding type II toxin-antitoxin system HicA family toxin, whose protein sequence is MSPRLPRITGIDAVAALRRGGFTVEYIKGSHYHMVHRSIPAHQTIIPVHAGKILKPKTLKSILEKAGLTIEEFLDLL, encoded by the coding sequence ATGAGCCCCCGCCTACCAAGAATAACCGGCATTGATGCCGTGGCTGCCTTGAGGCGTGGAGGTTTTACTGTTGAGTATATTAAGGGCAGCCATTATCACATGGTCCACCGGTCCATTCCGGCACACCAGACTATTATCCCGGTACATGCCGGTAAAATTCTAAAACCGAAAACCTTAAAAAGCATATTGGAAAAAGCAGGACTGACGATAGAAGAATTCCTGGACTTGCTTTAA
- a CDS encoding type II toxin-antitoxin system HicB family antitoxin, whose product MLPQKDLETLSKLPPERLRIVLNFARANLINQKITRRYNIKLDWNDPIEDNDIGGYTVTVPSLPPVVTEGDTREEALENAREAIACYLEYLIITGQPVPESDTEGENMVEVTI is encoded by the coding sequence ATGCTGCCTCAAAAAGATTTGGAAACACTTTCGAAGCTGCCGCCGGAACGGCTACGCATAGTGCTTAATTTTGCCAGGGCCAATTTAATCAATCAAAAAATAACCCGCAGGTATAACATAAAATTAGACTGGAATGATCCCATCGAAGATAATGATATTGGCGGATATACAGTAACCGTTCCATCCCTACCCCCCGTGGTCACTGAAGGAGATACCCGGGAAGAAGCCCTGGAAAACGCCCGTGAGGCAATTGCCTGCTACCTTGAATATCTCATCATTACCGGCCAACCCGTACCTGAAAGTGATACTGAAGGCGAAAATATGGTGGAGGTTACCATATGA
- a CDS encoding helix-turn-helix domain-containing protein encodes MDDIGIRLKHLRIKKGLTLRALAKAAHISHSFIADIESGRSKPSLDTSKALAKALGVSLIDLTGDVYDITSDITGKGLDIHESEEDWRTKPIDTREWYNRDDPPSNIELEEFLRQSNVQFNGAPLDEEDKEDIIEFLKFAWKTLKKEKEKG; translated from the coding sequence ATGGACGACATTGGCATCCGGCTTAAACACTTACGGATCAAAAAAGGGCTAACACTGCGTGCCCTTGCCAAAGCCGCTCATATTTCTCATTCCTTCATTGCAGATATCGAGTCGGGACGCAGTAAACCTTCGCTTGATACCTCCAAGGCGCTAGCAAAGGCTTTAGGCGTTTCTCTCATTGATCTTACCGGCGATGTGTACGACATTACTAGTGACATTACTGGTAAGGGATTAGATATTCACGAATCTGAAGAAGATTGGAGAACCAAACCCATAGACACAAGAGAATGGTATAACCGTGATGACCCACCCAGCAATATAGAATTGGAAGAATTTCTTAGACAAAGCAACGTCCAGTTTAACGGGGCGCCCCTGGACGAAGAGGATAAAGAGGACATAATAGAATTTCTCAAGTTCGCCTGGAAAACCCTGAAGAAAGAAAAAGAAAAAGGGTAA
- a CDS encoding helix-turn-helix domain-containing protein, with the protein MIGAMLWQLRKQQNYSLRALAQATGLSHSFICDVEHGRSNPSIETLQVLAQALGVTPDIFFKDDLLEETQPDQRPLKRTQSVN; encoded by the coding sequence ATGATTGGCGCCATGTTATGGCAATTACGGAAACAGCAAAATTATTCCTTGCGGGCACTTGCCCAGGCGACTGGGCTTTCGCATAGCTTTATTTGTGACGTTGAACATGGCCGTAGCAATCCATCCATCGAAACTTTACAGGTGCTAGCCCAGGCATTAGGCGTAACGCCAGATATTTTTTTCAAAGACGATCTCTTAGAAGAAACGCAGCCGGACCAAAGGCCCTTAAAAAGAACTCAGTCAGTTAATTAA
- a CDS encoding GcrA family cell cycle regulator: protein MLEQRYIGVVCPSGNVKNLGGRPLLIDLEKLKELHAAGMTDAEIASELGVKRNTIAMARKRLGLTANRKVGEHGGTTQRSSNEEEAALVAWMQYQQAVNAAEMSARKVQVGGGDWLRWAGSAYELDGNRNKYICTLDPTSRPADLPLRISAMGNFPAASGFKKGKGGGKNPLPINMPG, encoded by the coding sequence ATGCTGGAGCAGCGCTATATAGGCGTAGTATGCCCATCGGGAAATGTCAAAAACCTCGGGGGCCGGCCGCTCCTGATAGACCTTGAGAAGCTTAAAGAGCTCCATGCCGCGGGGATGACCGATGCTGAAATAGCCAGCGAGTTGGGGGTTAAACGCAATACAATAGCCATGGCCCGCAAACGCCTGGGGCTAACTGCTAACCGGAAGGTTGGCGAACATGGTGGTACCACTCAAAGGTCTAGCAATGAAGAAGAAGCCGCGCTCGTGGCCTGGATGCAATACCAGCAGGCCGTCAACGCCGCCGAAATGTCTGCCAGGAAGGTGCAGGTAGGCGGCGGGGACTGGCTGAGGTGGGCCGGCAGCGCCTATGAACTGGACGGTAACCGCAATAAGTACATATGTACCTTAGACCCCACCAGCCGGCCGGCGGACCTGCCATTAAGAATATCAGCAATGGGTAATTTTCCTGCCGCCAGCGGGTTTAAGAAAGGTAAGGGCGGCGGGAAAAATCCTCTCCCAATAAATATGCCGGGTTAA
- a CDS encoding recombinase family protein, whose translation MKRALGIVRVSSQEQAKDERFSIPHQKAHIAEECHRKGMDLVHVLEFVQSGAKVLRSTGKEREIILNFISQNDIEAVIVHELDRLARSMLDTLLFVDELNKRKIVFMSVHDGFDTSTAQGQLQMQILAAFAEYFRAQLAAKVLGGMTERASQGKPMGRRPFGYRFGKDNYIVDEEEATVVKWIFNAYVKENMGLRAIAEALNKQGLRTPAGMAWSHVSVRQILDHEIYTGVFKWKDICLIDAIPKIIDPELFEQAHNRRKRKRELGGRSQNATHLLSGLLRCGICGGPLVGTMRNNKYRAVNGDVHVYTNNFYRCQNYASRGRSICPAGEFAGKDLEQLVVTDLLEMISSVKSVAYQQGITRFIQPSEKEILENQLTIKKRELTRLENMLLRAAEAFEAGEYDLDFFRKRKEAIIEQKNAVAEEIAQLEHDLYSGLSERDIAARVQKLLESHHGILKVLEEVKNIEDLGEEAKKQLKMVLQQIVDKIEVKKDEDGNVNVEVYYML comes from the coding sequence ATGAAACGCGCTCTGGGAATAGTCCGTGTCAGCAGCCAGGAACAAGCCAAAGACGAAAGGTTTTCTATCCCGCACCAAAAGGCCCATATTGCTGAGGAGTGTCACCGCAAGGGTATGGACCTGGTGCATGTTTTAGAATTCGTGCAGTCAGGAGCCAAGGTATTAAGGAGCACCGGCAAAGAAAGGGAAATAATCCTGAACTTCATATCCCAGAATGATATAGAAGCGGTAATCGTCCACGAGTTAGACCGCCTGGCCAGGTCCATGCTCGATACCCTGCTTTTTGTGGATGAGCTGAATAAAAGGAAAATCGTCTTCATGTCCGTGCATGACGGCTTTGATACCTCTACTGCCCAGGGTCAACTGCAGATGCAGATCCTTGCCGCCTTCGCGGAATACTTCCGCGCCCAGCTGGCCGCAAAGGTCCTCGGCGGCATGACGGAACGGGCCAGCCAGGGCAAACCCATGGGCCGCCGCCCGTTCGGGTACAGGTTTGGCAAAGATAACTATATCGTTGATGAGGAAGAAGCTACTGTAGTTAAGTGGATATTCAATGCTTACGTAAAAGAAAACATGGGTCTAAGGGCTATTGCCGAAGCGTTAAACAAGCAGGGCTTGCGGACGCCGGCGGGCATGGCTTGGTCCCATGTATCAGTCAGGCAAATACTGGACCATGAAATATATACGGGTGTATTTAAATGGAAGGATATCTGCCTTATTGACGCTATACCTAAAATTATTGACCCGGAACTCTTCGAGCAGGCCCACAACCGCAGGAAGCGGAAAAGGGAACTCGGGGGGCGCAGCCAGAACGCCACCCACCTTTTATCCGGGCTCCTGCGTTGCGGCATCTGTGGAGGGCCACTTGTAGGAACCATGAGAAATAATAAATACCGTGCCGTCAATGGCGACGTACATGTTTACACTAATAACTTTTACCGGTGCCAAAACTACGCCAGCCGCGGGCGTAGCATCTGCCCTGCTGGTGAATTTGCCGGCAAAGATTTGGAGCAACTGGTCGTAACCGATCTCTTAGAAATGATTTCCTCGGTTAAGAGCGTTGCTTACCAGCAGGGTATCACCAGGTTTATCCAACCTTCCGAAAAAGAAATACTGGAAAACCAACTCACCATCAAAAAAAGAGAATTGACCCGGCTGGAAAATATGCTGTTAAGAGCTGCCGAAGCTTTTGAGGCGGGGGAATACGACCTGGATTTCTTCAGGAAGAGAAAGGAGGCTATAATAGAGCAGAAGAATGCCGTGGCCGAGGAAATAGCCCAGTTGGAACATGACCTGTACTCTGGCCTATCTGAACGGGATATAGCCGCACGGGTACAAAAACTGCTGGAGAGCCATCACGGCATCCTTAAAGTCTTGGAAGAAGTTAAGAATATTGAGGACCTGGGCGAAGAGGCTAAAAAACAGCTAAAGATGGTCTTACAGCAAATAGTGGATAAAATAGAAGTAAAAAAGGATGAAGATGGTAATGTAAATGTAGAGGTCTACTACATGTTGTAG